From the Ferrigenium kumadai genome, one window contains:
- the murU gene encoding N-acetylmuramate alpha-1-phosphate uridylyltransferase MurU, translating to MKAMILAAGRGERMRPLTDHTPKPLLPAGGKPLVVWHIERLARAGITELVINHAHLGIQIEEALGNGRQFGVHIAYSDEGKALETAGGIANALPLLGDEPFTVVNGDIWCDYDFARLPAHAAAMRDNGDMAHLVLVDNPPHHPNGDFLLHDGRVVESAPSAQHSKLTFSGIGIYQPALFSGIPRGSIAPLAPLLRGQIALGKVSGEHHRGQWVDVGTPQRLAELDSQIRSSQNAAHA from the coding sequence ATGAAAGCGATGATCCTTGCCGCCGGTCGCGGCGAGCGCATGAGACCGCTCACCGACCACACCCCCAAGCCCTTGCTGCCTGCAGGCGGCAAACCGCTGGTTGTGTGGCACATCGAACGGCTCGCGCGCGCTGGCATCACCGAGCTGGTCATCAACCATGCCCATCTGGGCATACAGATTGAAGAAGCCCTTGGGAATGGCCGTCAATTCGGCGTGCACATCGCTTACTCCGACGAAGGCAAGGCGCTGGAAACAGCAGGCGGTATCGCCAATGCGCTGCCACTGCTAGGCGACGAGCCCTTCACCGTGGTCAACGGCGACATCTGGTGCGACTACGATTTCGCGCGACTTCCTGCGCATGCGGCGGCCATGCGGGACAACGGTGACATGGCCCACCTCGTGCTGGTGGACAATCCGCCCCACCACCCGAACGGCGATTTCCTGTTGCACGACGGGCGTGTAGTGGAGTCCGCGCCAAGTGCCCAACACTCGAAACTCACCTTCAGCGGCATCGGCATCTACCAGCCCGCACTGTTCTCCGGCATCCCGCGCGGCAGCATCGCGCCGCTTGCCCCCTTGCTGCGCGGGCAGATCGCGCTCGGCAAAGTGAGCGGCGAACACCATCGCGGCCAGTGGGTGGACGTCGGCACGCCGCAACGCCTCGCCGAACTCGACAGCCAGATACGTTCGTCGCAAAATGCGGCCCATGCCTGA
- the pdxA gene encoding 4-hydroxythreonine-4-phosphate dehydrogenase PdxA yields the protein MSKTLPSAPLVITSGEPAGIGPDLCVRLAATSAAEPFVVIADKSLLQQRAAQLGVGLRLQDYVAGRPAQPDILSVIHVPLAVPCRPGTLDAANSGYVLEMLRRAVQGCQRGEFSGMVTAPVHKGIINDAGIPFTGHTEFLAEQTGTPLVVMMLVGGGMRVALATTHLALREVPDAITAPLLEDVLRIIRRDLQRRFGIAQPRILVAGLNPHAGEGGYLGREEIDVMIPVLDRLRDEGFDVSAPLPADTLFTPHKLSQCDCVLSMYHDQGLPVLKHASFGQGVNVTLGLPIIRTSVDHGTALDLAGTGKADSGSLLEALKLASEMVSHEQS from the coding sequence GTGAGCAAAACTCTTCCTTCCGCCCCGCTGGTCATCACATCCGGGGAGCCGGCAGGTATCGGCCCGGATCTGTGTGTACGGCTTGCCGCAACATCGGCGGCGGAGCCCTTCGTCGTTATCGCCGATAAGAGCCTGTTGCAACAGCGTGCCGCGCAGCTCGGCGTGGGGCTGCGATTGCAGGACTATGTGGCTGGGCGACCGGCTCAACCGGACATCTTGTCAGTGATCCATGTGCCGCTCGCCGTGCCTTGCCGTCCCGGAACGTTGGATGCCGCCAACAGCGGCTACGTGCTGGAGATGCTGCGCCGCGCGGTGCAGGGATGCCAGAGAGGCGAGTTTTCCGGCATGGTGACCGCCCCGGTGCACAAAGGCATCATCAACGATGCCGGGATTCCCTTCACCGGACATACAGAATTCCTCGCCGAGCAGACCGGCACGCCGCTGGTGGTGATGATGCTGGTCGGCGGCGGCATGCGCGTGGCGCTGGCGACCACGCATCTCGCGCTCCGGGAGGTGCCTGACGCGATCACCGCACCGTTGCTCGAAGATGTGCTGCGCATCATCCGGCGGGACCTGCAACGACGCTTCGGCATCGCGCAGCCGCGCATCCTGGTGGCGGGGCTCAATCCGCATGCGGGTGAGGGCGGTTATCTGGGGCGCGAAGAGATCGACGTGATGATCCCCGTGCTCGACCGCTTGCGCGACGAAGGTTTCGATGTCAGTGCGCCCCTGCCTGCCGATACCTTGTTCACGCCGCATAAACTTTCACAATGCGATTGCGTGCTGTCGATGTATCACGACCAGGGCTTGCCTGTGCTGAAGCACGCCAGCTTCGGGCAGGGGGTGAACGTCACGCTGGGTCTGCCCATCATCCGCACTTCGGTGGATCACGGCACGGCACTGGATCTGGCGGGAACCGGCAAGGCCGATAGCGGCAGCCTGCTGGAGGCACTCAAGCTGGCGTCAGAGATGGTGAGTCATGAGCAGTCATAA
- a CDS encoding LPS-assembly protein LptD: MLALEMDRTFMAMPVPTQETPAFVEADRLVGKQQNQIEAIGNAILRKRGQSIKADRLLYFQDTQDVDAQGSVVVEQDGNTMSGPHLILNLDTNIGKMEQPVFYLAENDGRGSADVMLFQDKQHYTLDNATYTTCPADNEDWLLKMKGLEIDREQQIGTAHHAWVEFMGAPILYSPWMDFPLNDQRKSGFLAPVFGSTTKGGSDLMVPYYWNIAPNRDATIAPRVMTKRGVLLNNEFRYLESGYGGELHMDVLPNDALANRSRTRIALTHSQSIAAGLTGYVNLNRVSDDAYLRDLADSVNITSQVNLVREGLLSYNGGWWNTTARVQRYQTLQDPAAPIGVPYARLPQLTVAAQRYASGANLAFAGEFVDFSHPAALNAQRLVINPSVSYPLLSDPAFYLTPKVGIHSTHYVMGANNAAALPNASRTLPIFSMDSGMAFERDWSLAGGNYLHTLEPRVFYVYVPYRDQAQLPNFDSAQADFSFVQMFAENRFFGSDRVGDANHVTLAMTSRLMEQANGMERLKVTLGERFSFSPPRVNFITPATSTNRSDILLAVAGRVTDAWTLDSEAQFDPNQSHTQRYNIAARYRPEAGKVVNLGYRFLRNTLRHADLSAQWPLSGRWHAVGRWNYSFQDNRLLEAIAGLEYNQSCWMLRLVAQRFTVGTQQANTGFFIQLELNDLVKVGSDPLSLLKNSVSGYTKLNDRPVDKASKVLR; this comes from the coding sequence ATGCTTGCGCTGGAAATGGACCGGACGTTCATGGCGATGCCCGTACCGACGCAGGAAACGCCCGCGTTCGTGGAAGCGGACCGTCTGGTGGGCAAGCAGCAAAACCAGATCGAGGCGATTGGCAACGCGATATTGCGCAAGCGCGGGCAGTCCATCAAGGCGGACCGGCTGCTGTACTTCCAGGATACGCAGGATGTCGATGCCCAAGGCTCAGTGGTGGTTGAGCAGGACGGCAACACCATGAGCGGGCCGCACCTGATCCTCAATCTCGACACCAATATCGGCAAGATGGAGCAGCCAGTGTTCTATCTGGCGGAGAACGATGGGCGGGGTTCCGCAGACGTGATGCTCTTCCAGGACAAACAGCATTACACCCTCGACAACGCGACCTACACCACCTGTCCGGCGGATAACGAGGACTGGCTCCTGAAGATGAAGGGACTGGAAATCGACCGCGAGCAGCAGATCGGCACGGCGCACCATGCCTGGGTGGAGTTTATGGGCGCGCCTATCCTGTATTCGCCATGGATGGACTTCCCGCTCAACGACCAGCGCAAGTCCGGCTTCCTCGCGCCGGTGTTCGGCAGCACGACCAAGGGCGGCAGCGACCTGATGGTGCCGTATTACTGGAACATCGCACCGAACCGCGATGCAACCATTGCGCCGCGAGTGATGACCAAGCGTGGCGTGCTGCTCAACAACGAGTTTCGCTATCTGGAGTCGGGTTATGGAGGCGAATTGCACATGGACGTGCTGCCCAATGACGCGCTGGCAAACCGCAGCCGCACGCGGATCGCGTTGACCCATAGCCAGAGCATCGCGGCAGGGTTGACCGGCTATGTCAATTTGAACCGTGTTTCGGATGATGCCTATTTGCGCGATCTGGCCGATTCGGTGAATATAACGTCGCAAGTCAACCTGGTGCGAGAAGGCTTGCTGTCCTACAACGGTGGTTGGTGGAATACCACTGCACGTGTGCAACGTTACCAGACCTTACAGGATCCCGCCGCGCCGATCGGCGTGCCCTATGCGCGTTTGCCGCAGTTGACGGTGGCCGCGCAGCGGTATGCTTCCGGCGCGAATCTGGCTTTTGCCGGAGAATTTGTCGATTTCAGCCATCCCGCTGCGCTGAATGCCCAGCGGCTGGTGATCAATCCCAGCGTCAGTTATCCCTTGCTGAGCGATCCGGCGTTTTATCTCACGCCCAAGGTCGGTATACACAGCACTCACTATGTAATGGGGGCCAATAATGCCGCCGCACTGCCGAACGCTTCGCGCACCCTGCCGATCTTCAGCATGGATAGCGGCATGGCATTCGAGCGCGACTGGAGCCTGGCTGGTGGCAACTATCTGCATACCTTGGAGCCGCGCGTTTTCTATGTGTATGTGCCATACCGGGACCAGGCGCAGTTGCCGAACTTCGATTCGGCACAGGCCGATTTCAGCTTTGTCCAGATGTTCGCCGAGAACCGTTTTTTCGGCAGCGACCGTGTCGGGGATGCCAATCACGTCACGCTGGCGATGACCTCGCGCCTGATGGAACAGGCAAACGGCATGGAACGCCTGAAGGTGACACTGGGTGAGCGGTTCAGCTTTAGCCCGCCGCGAGTGAATTTCATTACGCCTGCGACGAGCACCAACCGTTCGGACATATTGCTGGCAGTCGCCGGCCGCGTGACCGATGCCTGGACGCTGGACAGCGAGGCGCAATTCGACCCGAACCAATCGCATACCCAACGCTACAACATCGCTGCCCGCTACCGGCCCGAAGCCGGCAAGGTGGTCAATCTGGGGTATCGCTTCTTGCGCAACACTTTGCGCCATGCCGATCTTTCCGCGCAATGGCCGCTGTCCGGTCGCTGGCATGCGGTGGGCCGCTGGAACTATTCTTTTCAGGACAACCGCCTTTTGGAGGCGATAGCAGGGCTTGAGTATAATCAAAGCTGTTGGATGCTCCGCCTTGTGGCTCAACGCTTTACTGTGGGGACGCAGCAAGCCAATACCGGTTTCTTCATACAGCTTGAACTGAATGATCTGGTCAAGGTTGGCTCGGATCCGTTGAGCTTGCTCAAGAACAGCGTGTCCGGCTACACCAAATTGAATGACAGGCCTGTTGATAAAGCCTCAAAAGTATTGCGCTGA
- the rsmA gene encoding 16S rRNA (adenine(1518)-N(6)/adenine(1519)-N(6))-dimethyltransferase RsmA, with translation MSSHKAKKQFGQNFLVDQQIIADIVAAIRPEPDDNMVEIGPGLGALTRPLLKRLNHLHVVEIDRDIIARLEHDYPQGDAGRKLTIHAGDALAFDFATLPAPLRIVGNLPYNISSPLLFHFAAYAERVTDMHFMLQNEVVERMVAEPSTPAYGRLSVMLQYRFYMEKLLDVPPESFRPAPKVDSAIVRMIPLPAAEIAVRNEKLFAEVVGAAFGQRRKTLRNTLRGHLAAEDFAQLGIDAQLRAENLSVVEFARIANHLDGRMRA, from the coding sequence ATGAGCAGTCATAAGGCAAAAAAACAGTTTGGCCAGAACTTCCTGGTCGACCAGCAGATCATCGCCGACATCGTCGCGGCGATCCGCCCGGAGCCGGACGACAACATGGTCGAGATCGGTCCCGGACTCGGCGCGCTTACGCGGCCGTTGCTCAAGCGGCTGAATCACCTGCATGTGGTGGAGATAGATCGCGACATCATCGCGCGGCTGGAACACGACTATCCGCAGGGCGATGCCGGCAGGAAGCTGACCATCCATGCGGGAGACGCGCTGGCGTTCGATTTCGCCACGCTGCCCGCGCCGCTGCGCATCGTCGGCAACCTGCCGTACAACATCTCGTCGCCGCTGCTGTTCCACTTCGCCGCCTATGCCGAGCGCGTCACCGACATGCACTTCATGCTGCAGAACGAAGTGGTCGAGCGCATGGTCGCCGAGCCCTCCACCCCGGCATACGGGCGGCTGTCGGTGATGCTGCAGTATCGTTTCTACATGGAAAAGCTGCTGGACGTGCCGCCGGAATCCTTCCGTCCCGCGCCCAAGGTCGATTCCGCCATCGTGCGCATGATCCCGCTGCCTGCCGCCGAGATCGCGGTGCGCAACGAGAAGTTGTTTGCCGAGGTCGTTGGCGCGGCTTTCGGCCAGCGCCGCAAGACGCTGCGCAACACCCTGCGCGGCCACCTGGCGGCAGAAGATTTCGCCCAGCTCGGCATCGATGCGCAACTGCGTGCCGAGAATCTGTCCGTAGTGGAGTTCGCCAGGATAGCGAACCATCTGGATGGTAGAATGCGCGCCTGA
- a CDS encoding FAD-dependent monooxygenase, with amino-acid sequence MTEQCDIAIIGGGPVGAALALALRGSGLDVRVLEARPAQLASADARALALSYGSRLLLARLGVWDAMRSVSAIRTIHVSQRQSFGRAVLRAAEMKTPELGYVLPYPELHNALDQAMRHSDLKTVYGASVTELQGETGQAVIRYQIDGTENTLHTRLAVVADGGKLLAQRFPPETRDYGQSALIAHVTCAAPLSDTAFERFTAQGPLALLPYQGGYELVWTAPHDKAQEMLAWDDATFLARLHEHFGDRLGAFLSVSQRSCFALGLRCAPQQVPMPHTVLLGNAAQTLHPVAGQGFNMGVRDAWELAQEILDAAPEILGTDAMLAAYCSRRRTDRESGIRFTDSLVRLFSNDLPLLSPARAATLSALDCLPFAKRFVAKRMMFGANG; translated from the coding sequence ATGACTGAACAATGCGATATCGCAATCATCGGTGGCGGCCCGGTGGGCGCCGCGCTGGCGCTTGCCCTGCGCGGCAGCGGCCTGGACGTCCGCGTACTGGAGGCACGCCCGGCTCAACTCGCCAGCGCCGATGCGCGCGCATTGGCCTTGTCCTACGGCAGCCGTTTGCTGCTGGCGCGCCTCGGCGTCTGGGATGCGATGCGCAGCGTCTCGGCGATCCGCACCATCCATGTCTCGCAGCGGCAAAGCTTCGGCCGCGCGGTGCTGCGCGCGGCAGAGATGAAGACGCCGGAACTCGGCTATGTGCTGCCCTACCCCGAACTGCACAACGCGCTGGACCAGGCCATGCGGCACAGCGACCTCAAAACGGTGTATGGGGCGAGCGTCACAGAACTGCAGGGCGAGACCGGACAGGCCGTCATCCGCTACCAGATCGATGGCACTGAAAACACGCTCCACACCCGCCTCGCGGTGGTGGCCGACGGCGGCAAACTCCTGGCGCAACGATTCCCGCCGGAGACCCGCGACTATGGCCAGAGCGCGCTCATCGCCCACGTCACCTGCGCCGCGCCGCTGTCCGACACCGCGTTCGAGCGCTTCACCGCTCAGGGACCTCTCGCGCTGCTGCCCTATCAGGGCGGCTATGAACTGGTGTGGACCGCACCGCACGACAAGGCGCAGGAAATGCTGGCCTGGGACGATGCGACCTTCCTCGCCAGGCTGCACGAACATTTCGGCGACCGCCTCGGCGCGTTCCTGAGCGTCAGCCAGCGCAGCTGTTTCGCCCTCGGCCTGCGGTGCGCCCCGCAACAGGTTCCCATGCCGCATACCGTACTGCTGGGCAACGCCGCGCAGACACTGCATCCCGTAGCGGGACAAGGCTTCAATATGGGCGTGCGCGACGCATGGGAGCTGGCGCAGGAGATACTCGATGCCGCACCTGAGATCCTGGGCACGGACGCGATGCTCGCCGCCTACTGCTCGCGGCGGCGCACCGACCGCGAGTCAGGCATCCGCTTCACCGACAGCCTGGTGCGCCTGTTCTCCAACGACCTGCCGCTGCTTTCCCCGGCGCGCGCCGCCACACTTTCTGCGCTGGACTGCCTGCCGTTCGCCAAGCGCTTCGTCGCGAAACGCATGATGTTCGGGGCGAACGGGTGA
- a CDS encoding aminoglycoside phosphotransferase family protein, with protein sequence MQRQQQLTEWLHSLFPNETFSIAPASADASFRRYFRATFAEGRTLIVMDAPPQHENCQPFLHIGKLFEDAGTHVPHVHAQDLAQGFLLLSDLGNTTYLQALNADSARQLYGAATDALIKIQLASREDELPPYDEALLRRELNLFPEWYIAKHLGVVLSDKQQAALEESFRRILANNLAQPRVYVHRDYHSRNLMVAEPNPGILDFQDAVYGPITYDLASLFKDAYIKWEEEEIMDWLIRYWEKARKAGLPVRADFGEFYRDYEWMGVQRHIKVLGIFARLYHRDGKDGYLKDMPLVMDYLRRACERYIDLKPLLNLLDALEPRETQVGYTF encoded by the coding sequence ATGCAACGCCAGCAACAACTTACCGAATGGCTGCACAGCCTGTTCCCGAATGAAACCTTCAGCATCGCCCCGGCCTCCGCCGACGCCAGCTTCCGCCGCTACTTCCGCGCCACCTTCGCCGAGGGCCGTACGCTGATCGTGATGGACGCCCCGCCGCAGCACGAGAACTGCCAGCCTTTCCTGCACATCGGCAAGCTGTTCGAGGATGCCGGCACCCATGTGCCCCACGTCCATGCGCAAGACCTGGCACAGGGGTTTCTGCTGCTGTCCGACCTGGGCAACACCACTTACCTGCAGGCGTTGAATGCAGATAGCGCACGCCAACTCTATGGCGCGGCAACCGATGCCCTGATCAAGATCCAGCTTGCTTCGCGCGAGGACGAACTGCCGCCCTATGACGAGGCCCTGCTGCGCCGCGAACTCAACCTGTTCCCGGAGTGGTACATCGCCAAGCACCTGGGCGTGGTGCTCAGCGACAAACAGCAAGCTGCGCTGGAAGAAAGCTTCCGCCGCATCCTCGCCAACAACCTCGCGCAGCCGCGCGTCTACGTTCACCGAGACTACCACTCGCGCAATCTGATGGTGGCCGAGCCCAACCCCGGCATCCTCGATTTCCAGGACGCGGTATACGGCCCCATCACCTATGACCTCGCCTCGCTGTTCAAGGACGCCTACATAAAATGGGAAGAGGAAGAGATCATGGACTGGCTGATCCGTTACTGGGAGAAGGCGCGCAAGGCCGGACTGCCGGTGCGCGCGGACTTCGGCGAGTTCTATCGCGACTATGAGTGGATGGGGGTACAGCGCCACATCAAGGTGCTGGGCATCTTCGCTCGCCTGTATCACCGCGACGGCAAGGACGGCTACCTGAAAGACATGCCGCTGGTAATGGACTACCTGCGCCGCGCCTGCGAGCGCTACATCGACCTCAAGCCGCTGCTCAACCTGCTCGATGCCCTTGAGCCGCGGGAAACGCAGGTCGGCTACACCTTCTGA
- the pepP gene encoding Xaa-Pro aminopeptidase — MPDSSVYRQRRARLLEQMRRGIAVIPTAEEVARNGDTHYAYRHDSSFYYLTGFAEPEAVLVLIAGDEPQSILFCREKNLEREIWDGYRCGPEAAQERYGFDATYAIEQLDEKLAELLGNQPTLFFPLGADAAWDRRLLELRGKVQAKIRSGIRAPDEIRDVRAQLHEMRLVKDAHELDIMRRAAAVSAQAHRRAMRHTRPDLYEYEIEAELLHEFCRHGARHQAYPAIVAGGANACVLHYVENNGQLGDGDLLLIDAGCEVEGYAADITRTFPVNGKFNGPQKDVYEIVLAAQAAAIAAVRSGNAWDEPHNAALRVLVQGFIDLKLCRGSVDGVLESESYRKFYMHRTGHWLGMDVHDVGDYKVDDRWRKLQPGMVLTVEPGCYIRPADDVPLALWNIGIRIEDDVVVTEQGNEVLTVAAPKSVTDIEEAMRHD, encoded by the coding sequence ATGCCTGATTCCTCCGTATACCGCCAACGCCGCGCGCGCCTGCTGGAGCAGATGCGCCGCGGCATCGCCGTGATTCCCACTGCGGAAGAAGTCGCGCGCAACGGCGACACGCACTATGCCTACCGGCACGACAGCAGTTTCTATTACCTCACCGGCTTTGCCGAACCCGAAGCGGTGCTGGTGCTGATCGCGGGCGACGAACCCCAATCCATCCTGTTCTGCCGCGAGAAGAACCTGGAACGCGAGATCTGGGACGGCTACCGCTGCGGGCCGGAAGCCGCGCAGGAACGCTACGGCTTCGATGCCACCTACGCAATCGAACAGCTCGACGAAAAACTGGCCGAGTTGCTGGGAAACCAGCCCACGCTGTTCTTCCCGCTCGGGGCGGACGCCGCGTGGGACCGGCGTTTGCTCGAATTACGCGGCAAGGTGCAGGCCAAGATACGCAGCGGCATCCGCGCGCCGGACGAGATCCGCGACGTGCGCGCCCAGCTCCACGAGATGCGTCTGGTCAAGGATGCGCATGAACTGGACATCATGCGCCGTGCCGCCGCCGTTTCCGCGCAGGCTCACCGCCGCGCCATGCGCCACACCCGCCCCGACCTTTACGAATATGAGATCGAGGCGGAGCTGCTGCACGAATTCTGCCGCCACGGTGCGCGGCACCAAGCCTACCCCGCCATCGTCGCCGGGGGCGCGAACGCCTGCGTGCTGCACTACGTCGAGAACAATGGACAACTCGGTGATGGCGACCTGCTGCTCATCGATGCGGGCTGCGAAGTGGAGGGCTATGCTGCCGACATCACGCGCACCTTCCCCGTCAACGGCAAGTTCAACGGCCCGCAAAAGGACGTGTACGAGATCGTGCTCGCCGCGCAAGCCGCCGCGATCGCCGCCGTCCGCTCCGGCAATGCCTGGGACGAGCCGCACAACGCCGCGCTGCGTGTGCTGGTACAGGGCTTCATCGACCTCAAGCTGTGCCGCGGAAGCGTGGACGGCGTGCTGGAAAGCGAGAGCTACAGGAAGTTCTACATGCACCGCACCGGGCACTGGCTCGGCATGGATGTGCACGATGTCGGCGATTACAAGGTCGACGACCGCTGGCGCAAGCTGCAGCCCGGCATGGTGCTGACCGTGGAACCCGGCTGCTACATCCGCCCCGCCGACGACGTGCCGCTCGCGCTGTGGAACATCGGCATCCGTATCGAGGACGACGTCGTCGTCACTGAACAGGGCAACGAAGTATTGACCGTGGCCGCGCCGAAGAGCGTGACCGACATCGAGGAGGCCATGCGCCATGACTGA
- a CDS encoding peptidylprolyl isomerase, with protein MQTVYGAEMLPVEAVKAVPPALDPQKQVAGIDSVVAVVNDDVITRRELDDRLRTVARQLEKQGTQLPAPEVLEKQILERMITDLLQAQFAKENGVRVDDTQLDLAITRIAQQNGFPALAEFRAKLEADGVNFKKFREEIRGEIISTRLREREVESKLVISDTEVDNYLANKARMGGANEEFHLAHILVVVPEQASAEKIQAARDKAEQALAQLKGGADFAQVAAGTSDAKDALKGGDLGWRSSDRIPPLFMNELQSLQPGQTTAVLRSPSGFHVLKLIEKRSGSAPVVIVETHARHILIKTSEIVPAIEAKSRIMEIKARIEAGADFAEQAKRYSQDGSAQQGGDLDWLAPGQTVPEFEDAMNKLQPGMIGAVQTQFGWHLIQVLERRSTDVSVQQQRQQARQAIGNFKSEELYQDWLRQLRDRAFIEYRLEENN; from the coding sequence ATGCAAACTGTTTACGGAGCGGAGATGCTCCCTGTTGAAGCGGTGAAAGCCGTCCCGCCAGCACTCGATCCGCAAAAACAGGTGGCAGGGATCGATTCGGTGGTGGCAGTGGTCAACGATGACGTGATCACCCGCCGCGAACTGGATGACCGTCTGCGCACGGTGGCTCGCCAGTTGGAGAAACAGGGCACACAGCTGCCCGCGCCGGAGGTGTTAGAGAAGCAGATACTCGAGCGCATGATCACCGACCTGCTGCAGGCGCAATTCGCGAAGGAAAACGGCGTGCGCGTGGATGATACGCAACTCGATCTGGCGATCACGCGGATCGCACAACAGAACGGTTTTCCGGCGCTTGCGGAATTTCGCGCGAAGCTGGAGGCGGACGGGGTGAACTTCAAGAAATTCCGCGAGGAGATCCGCGGCGAAATCATTTCCACGCGGCTGCGCGAGCGCGAAGTGGAGAGCAAGCTGGTGATCAGCGATACGGAGGTGGACAACTACCTCGCCAACAAGGCCAGGATGGGCGGTGCGAACGAGGAGTTCCATCTTGCGCACATCCTGGTGGTGGTGCCTGAACAGGCCAGCGCCGAGAAGATCCAGGCGGCTCGCGACAAGGCCGAGCAGGCATTGGCGCAATTGAAGGGTGGTGCCGATTTCGCCCAGGTGGCAGCCGGCACTTCCGATGCCAAGGATGCGCTCAAGGGCGGCGATCTCGGCTGGCGCTCCAGCGACCGCATTCCTCCGCTATTCATGAACGAATTGCAGAGCCTGCAGCCCGGACAGACCACTGCGGTGCTGCGCAGTCCGAGCGGTTTTCATGTCCTCAAGCTGATCGAGAAGCGTAGCGGCAGCGCACCGGTGGTGATCGTTGAGACGCACGCGCGACACATCCTGATCAAGACCAGCGAGATCGTGCCGGCAATCGAGGCGAAGAGCCGCATCATGGAGATCAAGGCACGCATCGAGGCGGGCGCGGATTTCGCCGAGCAGGCCAAGCGCTATTCGCAGGATGGCAGCGCGCAACAGGGAGGCGACCTGGATTGGCTTGCCCCGGGACAGACCGTTCCCGAATTCGAGGATGCGATGAACAAGCTGCAACCCGGCATGATAGGAGCGGTGCAGACGCAGTTCGGCTGGCACCTGATCCAGGTGCTGGAGCGGCGCAGTACCGACGTCAGTGTGCAGCAGCAGCGCCAGCAGGCGCGTCAGGCGATCGGCAATTTCAAGTCCGAAGAGCTGTATCAGGACTGGTTGCGCCAGCTGCGCGATCGCGCCTTCATCGAATACCGCCTCGAAGAGAACAACTAG
- a CDS encoding adenylate/guanylate cyclase domain-containing protein: MTAPHTEKLAILFADISGSTALYDKLGNEPARRLVAGCLATMVKEMAVHRGTLIKTIGDEILCTFPNPAAALEAACAMQNAIEKERPGGEQPMYIRVGFHYGEVICEDGDVYGDTVNIAARVASITRARQIMTTRAAANELPDDLRNRTRQVMRAEFRGKQEASDVFLVSWERDDTMSTRIGLPRFRKPSDARNELMLRYHGQTTALNEQHRSAVLGRGEACDLVINSSFASRQHARIELSFNKFIIVDHSANGTYIRFSDGQVIPLSHEQIVLHKSGSISLGEPFSDNPAELVEFIVQ; encoded by the coding sequence GTGACGGCTCCTCACACCGAAAAACTGGCCATCCTGTTCGCCGACATCAGCGGCAGCACCGCGCTTTACGACAAACTGGGGAATGAACCGGCCAGGCGTCTGGTGGCTGGCTGTCTGGCCACCATGGTGAAAGAAATGGCGGTGCATCGGGGCACCCTGATCAAGACCATAGGCGATGAGATCCTGTGCACCTTCCCGAATCCGGCCGCCGCGCTGGAAGCGGCCTGCGCGATGCAGAATGCGATCGAGAAGGAACGCCCGGGCGGCGAACAACCGATGTACATACGCGTGGGCTTCCACTATGGCGAAGTGATCTGCGAGGACGGCGACGTGTACGGCGACACAGTGAACATCGCCGCCCGCGTCGCCTCCATCACCCGTGCGCGCCAGATCATGACCACCCGGGCCGCGGCAAATGAGCTGCCGGATGATTTACGCAACAGGACCCGGCAGGTTATGCGCGCCGAATTTCGGGGTAAACAGGAAGCCTCCGATGTCTTTCTGGTTTCATGGGAGCGGGACGACACCATGAGTACCCGCATCGGCCTGCCGCGATTCCGCAAGCCGAGCGACGCGCGCAACGAACTCATGCTGCGCTACCACGGACAGACCACCGCCCTGAACGAACAGCACAGGAGCGCGGTGCTCGGCCGCGGCGAGGCCTGCGACCTCGTGATCAACAGCAGCTTCGCTTCGCGCCAGCATGCGCGCATCGAACTCAGCTTCAACAAGTTCATCATCGTCGACCACAGCGCCAACGGCACCTACATCCGATTCAGCGACGGCCAGGTGATCCCGCTCTCCCACGAACAGATCGTGTTGCACAAATCCGGCAGTATCAGCCTCGGCGAGCCGTTCTCGGACAACCCGGCCGAACTGGTCGAGTTCATCGTGCAGTAG